Proteins encoded together in one uncultured Desulfosarcina sp. window:
- the ffh gene encoding signal recognition particle protein, with product MFDALSDKLNSVFKQLKGQGKLSEKNIADGLRAVRMALLEADVHYQVVKRLVADIKERALGQEVMGSLTPGQQVVKIVNESLTRLMGDTHEGLNLAGEKPVAVMLVGLQGSGKTTTAGKLAVMLRKNGKQPYLVPADVYRPAAIEQLKKVGGQLDVPVFDSTPEMKPVDICQQARVAAQKAGCDTLVLDTAGRLHIDEELMEELARIRTALKPTDILLVADAMTGQDAVNIAKSFDERLDIGGVVLSKMDGDARGGAALSIRSITGKPIKFIGVGEKLSDLEAFHPDRMASRILGMGDVLTMIEKAQEVVDEKKAAELEKKLRKNQFTLEDFRDQMRQIRKMGSLTDILGMIPGMGKMKQMKNLQVDEKELVHIEAIINSMTPQERRQHSIINGSRRKRIAAGSGTQVQDVNRLLKNYTQVMKMMKKINKGGMRGLGRGMLPF from the coding sequence ATGTTCGACGCGCTCAGCGACAAATTAAATTCGGTCTTCAAGCAGCTCAAAGGCCAGGGCAAGCTTTCTGAAAAGAATATTGCCGATGGTCTGCGGGCCGTGCGTATGGCGCTGCTGGAAGCCGATGTGCACTACCAGGTGGTCAAACGGCTGGTGGCCGACATCAAGGAGCGCGCCCTGGGCCAGGAGGTCATGGGGAGCCTGACGCCAGGCCAGCAGGTGGTCAAGATCGTCAACGAATCCTTGACCCGGCTCATGGGTGATACCCATGAAGGCCTGAACCTGGCCGGCGAAAAACCGGTGGCGGTGATGCTGGTGGGCCTGCAGGGTTCGGGTAAAACCACCACGGCCGGCAAGCTGGCGGTGATGCTGCGCAAGAACGGAAAGCAGCCCTATCTGGTCCCCGCGGACGTTTACCGGCCCGCGGCCATCGAACAGCTCAAAAAGGTGGGCGGCCAGCTGGATGTGCCGGTTTTCGATTCAACGCCGGAAATGAAGCCTGTGGATATCTGCCAGCAGGCGCGGGTGGCGGCACAGAAGGCAGGCTGCGACACGCTTGTTCTGGATACCGCCGGGCGGCTGCACATCGACGAAGAGTTGATGGAAGAGCTGGCGCGCATCCGTACGGCCCTGAAGCCGACGGACATCCTGCTGGTGGCCGATGCCATGACCGGCCAGGATGCGGTCAATATCGCCAAGTCCTTCGACGAACGGCTGGACATTGGCGGCGTGGTGCTTTCCAAGATGGACGGTGACGCCAGGGGCGGTGCCGCCCTTTCCATCCGGTCCATCACCGGAAAGCCCATCAAGTTCATCGGCGTGGGCGAAAAGCTCAGCGACCTGGAAGCCTTTCATCCGGATCGCATGGCCTCTCGCATCCTGGGTATGGGTGATGTTCTCACCATGATCGAGAAGGCCCAGGAGGTGGTGGACGAAAAAAAGGCCGCCGAGCTGGAAAAAAAGCTGCGCAAGAACCAGTTCACCCTGGAGGACTTTCGTGATCAGATGCGCCAGATCCGTAAAATGGGCTCCCTGACGGACATTTTGGGAATGATTCCAGGGATGGGAAAGATGAAGCAGATGAAAAATCTGCAGGTGGACGAGAAGGAACTGGTGCACATCGAGGCCATCATCAATTCCATGACGCCCCAGGAGCGGCGCCAGCATTCGATCATCAACGGCAGCCGCCGTAAACGAATCGCCGCGGGCAGCGGCACCCAGGTTCAGGATGTCAACCGCCTGCTCAAGAATTACACGCAGGTGATGAAGATGATGAAAAAAATCAATAAAGGCGGCATGCGCGGATTGGGCCGCGGCATGCTGCCCTTCTAA
- the rpsP gene encoding 30S ribosomal protein S16: MAVKIRLARHGAKKRPFYRIVAADSESPRDGRFLEKLGTYNPLQNPAAVALNADRVKYWIGQGATPSDTVKSILKREGIFAAAE; the protein is encoded by the coding sequence ATGGCAGTTAAAATCAGGCTGGCCCGCCACGGGGCAAAAAAGAGACCGTTTTACCGGATTGTCGCCGCAGACAGCGAAAGCCCCAGGGACGGTCGTTTTCTTGAAAAACTCGGGACCTACAATCCACTCCAGAACCCGGCAGCGGTGGCCCTGAACGCGGATCGGGTCAAATACTGGATCGGCCAGGGGGCCACCCCCAGCGACACGGTCAAGTCGATCCTGAAACGCGAAGGCATTTTCGCCGCTGCGGAATAA
- a CDS encoding KH domain-containing protein, translating to MKELIKFIAQELVDFPDQVSVDEIEGNQTSVIELKVAKEDLGKVIGKQGRTARAMRTLLSAASAKIKKRTVLEIIE from the coding sequence ATGAAAGAGCTGATCAAGTTCATTGCGCAGGAACTGGTGGATTTTCCGGATCAGGTTTCCGTTGATGAAATCGAGGGCAACCAGACATCCGTGATCGAACTGAAAGTGGCCAAAGAGGATCTGGGTAAGGTAATCGGCAAACAGGGGCGTACGGCCAGAGCCATGCGAACCCTTCTGAGCGCGGCATCCGCTAAAATCAAAAAACGAACGGTTCTTGAAATCATCGAATAA
- the rimM gene encoding ribosome maturation factor RimM (Essential for efficient processing of 16S rRNA) has translation MKSSNNPGDRDDLILVGKVVGAHGIRGNLKIHSFTESLSVFEAKDGLHVILPDGSIRTMTVDRVWRHGKSVLMNFESVTRRDQVEQLIGAELFVEKECLPALEEDTYYWFDLVGLQVIDPSGAPLGRLVSVIPTPGNDVYVVREESCGQPRETLIPAVGDVVLSIDLEGGIMTVDLPEGL, from the coding sequence TTGAAATCATCGAATAATCCCGGGGACAGGGACGATCTCATTCTGGTGGGCAAGGTGGTGGGCGCCCACGGCATTCGGGGAAACCTGAAGATTCATTCCTTTACGGAGTCCCTGTCGGTTTTCGAAGCCAAAGATGGGCTTCATGTAATCCTGCCCGACGGCTCCATCCGGACGATGACCGTCGACAGGGTGTGGCGCCACGGTAAAAGCGTGTTGATGAATTTCGAATCGGTAACCCGGCGCGATCAGGTTGAACAACTGATCGGAGCGGAATTGTTCGTTGAAAAAGAATGTTTGCCGGCCCTGGAGGAAGACACTTACTATTGGTTTGATCTGGTGGGATTGCAGGTGATCGATCCGTCCGGCGCTCCGTTGGGGCGACTGGTCAGCGTCATCCCCACCCCCGGCAACGACGTCTACGTGGTCAGGGAAGAAAGTTGCGGGCAACCCCGTGAGACGCTGATTCCCGCCGTCGGCGATGTGGTCCTCAGCATCGATCTGGAAGGTGGGATCATGACCGTGGATCTGCCGGAAGGGCTATAG
- the trmD gene encoding tRNA (guanosine(37)-N1)-methyltransferase TrmD yields the protein MKVCVLTLFPELFQPFWDHGIIRRAVQGGKIQPDTINIRDHAEGRHRVTDDRPYGGGCGMVMKPEPLAGALAEAKGRLPGATTLLLSPQGRRFDQPLAESLARAGDLIFVCGRYEGVDERFVDRFVDGEISIGDFVLTGGELAAMTIIDAVARLIPGVLGNEDSADNDTFSDGLVEHAHYTRPPSYDDEAVPDVLLSGNHAEIERWRRETALMRTVLKRPDLLDRRDISPEERALLKKWRKELDRLIG from the coding sequence ATGAAAGTTTGTGTGCTGACCCTTTTTCCCGAACTGTTCCAGCCGTTCTGGGACCATGGGATCATCCGGCGTGCGGTTCAGGGCGGCAAGATCCAGCCGGATACCATCAACATCCGCGACCATGCTGAAGGGCGCCACCGGGTGACCGATGACCGGCCTTACGGGGGCGGTTGCGGAATGGTCATGAAGCCAGAGCCGCTGGCCGGGGCGCTGGCCGAAGCCAAAGGCCGCTTGCCGGGGGCAACTACTTTGCTGCTCTCTCCGCAGGGCAGACGGTTCGATCAGCCGTTGGCCGAGTCGCTGGCCCGGGCCGGCGACCTCATTTTTGTGTGCGGCCGTTACGAGGGGGTGGACGAACGCTTCGTTGACCGCTTTGTGGACGGGGAGATTTCCATCGGCGATTTCGTTCTCACCGGCGGAGAACTGGCAGCCATGACGATCATCGATGCCGTGGCGCGCCTGATTCCCGGTGTGCTGGGCAACGAAGACTCGGCGGATAACGACACCTTCAGTGACGGTCTCGTGGAACATGCGCACTACACTCGGCCGCCGAGTTATGACGATGAAGCGGTTCCCGATGTGCTGCTTTCCGGCAACCACGCCGAGATCGAGCGCTGGCGCCGGGAAACGGCCCTGATGCGAACCGTGCTGAAGCGGCCGGATCTTCTGGACCGGCGGGACATTTCTCCGGAGGAGCGAGCCCTGTTGAAAAAATGGCGCAAAGAACTTGACCGGCTCATCGGATAG
- a CDS encoding RNA methyltransferase produces the protein MTGSSDSRLYVALVHYPVVDKNGETIASAVTNLDLHDIARVCRTYGVKGYYVITPLADQKVLVNRILDHWVSGAGGRYNPKRQQALERVHVKDTFVQSVDEIAAVEGRRPLTVATTARRGMGGMTCQRLKGLVENDTPVLLVFGTAWGLTDDFMARADHILEPLAGPETYNHLSVRSAAAIIVDRLLGR, from the coding sequence TTGACCGGCTCATCGGATAGCCGGCTGTACGTCGCGCTGGTTCATTATCCGGTGGTCGACAAGAACGGCGAAACCATTGCTTCGGCGGTAACCAATCTGGACCTGCACGACATCGCCAGGGTGTGCAGGACTTACGGCGTTAAAGGCTATTACGTCATTACGCCGCTGGCGGACCAGAAGGTACTGGTCAACCGCATTCTGGATCACTGGGTCAGCGGCGCCGGCGGTCGGTACAACCCCAAGCGGCAGCAGGCCCTCGAACGGGTCCATGTCAAGGACACGTTTGTGCAAAGCGTCGATGAAATTGCCGCAGTCGAAGGCCGCCGGCCGCTGACGGTGGCCACCACGGCACGGCGGGGCATGGGCGGTATGACCTGCCAGCGCCTGAAGGGGTTGGTTGAAAACGATACCCCCGTTCTGTTGGTTTTTGGAACGGCCTGGGGGTTGACGGACGATTTCATGGCCCGGGCGGACCATATCCTGGAACCGCTGGCCGGACCAGAAACTTACAATCATCTGTCGGTCCGGTCCGCGGCAGCCATCATTGTAGACCGACTGCTGGGCAGATGA
- the rplS gene encoding 50S ribosomal protein L19 encodes MMEIIKNIEREQIRMDMPDFFPGDTVSVHVKIREGNKERLQAFQGVVISKKKGLANATFTVRKVSYGVGVERVFPMNSPIIDRVEVVTRGRVRRAKIYYLRKLRGKAARIREKRFT; translated from the coding sequence ATCATGGAAATCATTAAAAACATTGAAAGAGAACAGATCCGGATGGATATGCCGGACTTTTTCCCGGGCGACACCGTTTCGGTGCACGTGAAAATCCGTGAGGGCAACAAGGAGCGCCTGCAGGCATTCCAGGGTGTGGTCATCAGCAAGAAAAAGGGCCTGGCCAACGCTACCTTTACCGTGCGCAAAGTCTCCTATGGCGTCGGCGTGGAGCGCGTTTTCCCCATGAATTCGCCCATCATCGACCGGGTGGAAGTAGTGACCCGCGGCCGGGTGCGCCGGGCCAAGATCTACTACCTGCGCAAACTGCGCGGCAAGGCGGCACGAATCAGAGAAAAGCGGTTTACCTAA
- a CDS encoding ribonuclease HII: MEADLWAFERKAREMGCQIIAGIDEAGRGPLAGPVVSAAVILSDGVVIPGIDDSKKLTPKRRYALYDRLYEVSHAIGIGVVDAGEIDRINILQATLAAMSMAVANLRPRPDHLLIDGIFTISSNLPQQAIKKGDSRSISIAAASIVAKVTRDRIMDQVDDLFPEFGFGRHKGYPTQTHRQAIQQYGCCPIHRRTFKGVKEYVELMSER; the protein is encoded by the coding sequence ATGGAAGCAGACCTTTGGGCCTTTGAAAGAAAAGCCCGGGAAATGGGCTGTCAGATCATTGCAGGCATTGACGAGGCCGGCCGGGGTCCCCTGGCCGGTCCCGTTGTCTCCGCAGCCGTCATTCTTTCCGATGGCGTGGTCATTCCGGGAATCGACGATTCCAAGAAACTGACCCCGAAGCGTCGGTACGCTCTCTATGACCGTCTGTACGAGGTTTCCCATGCCATCGGCATCGGTGTGGTGGACGCCGGAGAGATCGACCGCATCAACATTTTGCAGGCGACACTGGCCGCCATGTCCATGGCGGTGGCCAACCTGAGGCCGCGGCCGGACCATCTGCTGATCGACGGCATCTTCACCATCTCTTCAAATCTGCCCCAACAGGCCATCAAAAAAGGGGATTCCCGGAGCATCTCCATTGCTGCCGCATCCATCGTCGCCAAGGTCACCAGGGACCGCATCATGGACCAGGTGGACGATCTTTTTCCGGAATTCGGATTCGGCCGCCATAAAGGCTATCCAACCCAGACGCACCGCCAGGCCATCCAGCAGTATGGCTGCTGCCCCATCCACCGCCGGACGTTTAAGGGCGTTAAAGAGTATGTGGAACTGATGAGTGAACGGTGA
- a CDS encoding YraN family protein, which translates to MLNRQQQFGKRSERLALNYLKLKGYRIVETNYRSSVGEIDIIAREKDTLVFVEVKARSSSRFGNAKGAVTPTKQRKVSMAALDYLKRTGQTEARARFDVVAIDTTAGKTAIEVVKNAFALAYG; encoded by the coding sequence ATGCTTAATCGGCAACAACAATTCGGCAAACGCAGCGAACGCCTGGCGCTGAACTATCTCAAACTCAAAGGGTATCGCATTGTCGAGACCAACTACCGTTCCAGCGTCGGTGAAATCGATATCATTGCCCGGGAAAAAGACACCCTCGTTTTCGTGGAGGTAAAGGCGCGTTCTTCGAGCCGATTCGGCAATGCCAAGGGCGCCGTCACGCCCACGAAACAGCGTAAAGTCTCCATGGCCGCCCTGGATTACCTCAAACGCACCGGCCAGACTGAAGCCCGGGCCCGGTTCGACGTCGTGGCCATCGACACCACGGCTGGCAAAACCGCCATCGAGGTCGTGAAAAATGCCTTTGCCCTTGCCTACGGATAA
- the rsmI gene encoding 16S rRNA (cytidine(1402)-2'-O)-methyltransferase, producing the protein MPLPLPTDKPIPSGLYVVATPIGNLEDITLRAIRILTGVDMIAAEDTRHTARLLAHYRIKTPLISCHEHNERQRSVELIDKIRSGGSVALVSDAGTPSVSDPGYRLVRAAVEEGLDVFPVPGVSAAITALCVSGLPTDAFVFNGFAPKKSGSRRELLESLAAESRTLVFYESPRRLAALLDAVESAMGDRQAVLARELTKLHEEFLRGSLSEIRSILEERQQVKGECTLLVAGATAEASVSDAQLEEALRRALARPDARLSSIAKAFSQEYNLPRKKVYEMALAIQKESGESS; encoded by the coding sequence ATGCCTTTGCCCTTGCCTACGGATAAACCGATCCCCAGCGGCCTCTATGTGGTGGCCACCCCCATCGGCAACCTGGAGGACATCACCCTGCGTGCCATCCGGATTCTGACCGGGGTCGATATGATCGCTGCCGAGGATACCCGCCACACCGCACGCCTGCTCGCACACTATCGGATCAAGACGCCGCTGATCTCCTGCCACGAACACAACGAGCGTCAGCGCAGCGTTGAATTGATCGATAAAATTCGTTCCGGCGGATCGGTGGCACTGGTTTCCGACGCCGGCACCCCTTCGGTTTCGGATCCCGGCTACCGGCTGGTGCGGGCCGCCGTGGAGGAGGGCTTGGACGTTTTTCCGGTTCCGGGAGTATCAGCGGCAATTACGGCCCTGTGTGTATCGGGTCTGCCCACCGATGCTTTCGTGTTTAATGGATTTGCCCCTAAAAAGAGCGGCAGCCGAAGAGAACTGCTCGAATCCCTGGCGGCCGAATCGCGGACCCTGGTGTTTTATGAATCGCCCCGGCGGTTGGCGGCGCTGCTGGATGCCGTTGAATCAGCCATGGGGGACCGCCAGGCGGTGCTGGCCCGGGAGCTGACCAAACTGCACGAGGAATTCCTCCGCGGCAGCCTGTCCGAGATCCGGTCAATTCTCGAAGAGCGCCAGCAGGTCAAGGGTGAGTGCACGCTGCTGGTTGCCGGCGCCACGGCGGAAGCATCTGTCTCCGATGCGCAGCTGGAAGAGGCGCTAAGAAGGGCGCTGGCCCGGCCGGATGCCCGCCTGTCGAGCATTGCCAAAGCCTTTTCCCAAGAGTATAATCTGCCCCGCAAAAAAGTGTATGAAATGGCGCTTGCCATCCAGAAAGAAAGCGGGGAGTCCTCCTGA
- a CDS encoding 4'-phosphopantetheinyl transferase superfamily protein: MSLPADTIYPVILPVPEIDRQLKGREKVKSLSRYARLALEQSCAKSGLRLEDLPKDDQGVPLPVDGVYWSLSHKSAIVGGVAATLPVGLDLETVRPVNQALLARIADDPEWRLAGNREAASFFRFWTAKEAVLKAVGKGMAGLSRCRIVAIETSTRMILTYDNLPWPVEHRWFGDHVAAMAVQQDTVVWSLSS, translated from the coding sequence ATGAGCCTGCCAGCCGATACCATTTATCCGGTGATCTTGCCGGTTCCCGAAATCGATCGGCAGCTTAAGGGCCGGGAGAAGGTCAAGTCGCTAAGCCGCTACGCCCGCCTGGCCCTTGAACAATCCTGCGCGAAAAGTGGACTTCGCCTGGAAGACTTGCCCAAGGACGATCAGGGCGTGCCCCTGCCGGTCGATGGGGTCTACTGGTCCTTGAGCCATAAATCGGCCATCGTCGGCGGCGTGGCCGCAACGCTGCCGGTGGGGCTGGATCTGGAAACGGTGCGTCCGGTGAATCAGGCCCTGTTGGCCAGGATTGCCGACGACCCCGAATGGCGACTGGCCGGCAACCGGGAAGCCGCCAGTTTCTTCCGCTTCTGGACCGCCAAGGAAGCCGTGCTCAAGGCCGTGGGCAAGGGCATGGCCGGGCTGTCCCGGTGCCGGATCGTTGCAATCGAAACCTCCACCCGCATGATTCTGACCTACGACAACCTCCCCTGGCCGGTGGAACACCGCTGGTTCGGTGACCATGTGGCCGCCATGGCCGTGCAGCAGGACACCGTGGTCTGGTCGCTCTCCTCCTGA
- a CDS encoding MBL fold metallo-hydrolase, translated as MHITFYGAVREVTGSMHLLSTGRDRILLDCGLVQGRRKESAEKNRVLPFDPQILTNMILSHAHIDHSGRIPLLVKKGFPGRIYCTRATADACGFLLPDSAHIQESDAEYLNYKTVRGALSRMRPGEYGDASKRELQDVKKSLKKNGHKLDSDVINEYIQRFHLKGVEPLYTASDAEQALKAFEGIPYRSPVTIGSGVTCTLFEAGHILGSAIAMIRYEANGNSRTVCFSGDIGRYDKPILRDPSNRLDGFAKDVDLMIMESTYGNRDHEPVIDLRPRLKKVLNETFEQGGTVLIPSFAYGRTQELLYVIHELYADGEVPAMPVYVDSPLAINITKVFGEHPEVYDKETHETFLQQGKNPFAFKQVKFTSSVEASMALMREQSPHIVISASGMCEAGRILHHLRYKIHDPKNTILIVGYMANHTLGRRILEQGTAYEASGRSGEPPIVKILNKEYPLKARVVKIGGFSAHGDRNEMLRFLKQSNLNIKRIAVVHGEEDQSLAFCQLLKDEGYDAMVPRVGETMAI; from the coding sequence ATGCACATCACATTTTACGGAGCGGTGAGGGAAGTAACCGGTTCCATGCACCTGTTGAGCACCGGTCGGGACCGTATCCTGCTGGACTGCGGCCTGGTCCAGGGGCGCAGAAAAGAATCTGCGGAGAAGAACCGGGTGCTGCCTTTCGATCCCCAAATCCTCACCAACATGATTCTCTCCCATGCGCACATCGATCATTCCGGACGGATTCCACTACTGGTCAAAAAGGGTTTTCCCGGGCGCATTTACTGCACCCGGGCCACGGCCGACGCCTGTGGGTTCCTGCTTCCGGATTCGGCCCATATCCAGGAAAGCGATGCCGAGTACCTCAATTACAAGACCGTCCGGGGTGCTTTGTCCCGCATGCGACCCGGCGAATACGGAGACGCCAGCAAACGCGAATTACAGGATGTCAAGAAATCGCTCAAAAAGAACGGCCACAAGCTCGATAGCGATGTGATCAACGAGTATATCCAGCGCTTTCATCTCAAGGGGGTGGAACCGCTGTACACTGCCTCCGATGCGGAACAGGCCCTCAAGGCCTTCGAGGGTATTCCCTATCGCAGCCCGGTAACCATTGGAAGCGGCGTCACCTGCACCCTTTTCGAAGCCGGCCACATCCTGGGGTCGGCCATTGCCATGATTCGATACGAGGCCAACGGCAACTCACGCACCGTCTGCTTTTCCGGAGACATCGGCCGGTACGACAAACCGATTCTCAGGGACCCGTCCAACCGCCTCGATGGTTTTGCAAAGGATGTTGACCTGATGATCATGGAAAGTACTTACGGCAACCGGGATCACGAGCCGGTAATCGATCTGCGCCCCCGGCTCAAGAAAGTTCTCAACGAGACGTTCGAGCAGGGCGGAACCGTGCTGATTCCCTCCTTTGCTTACGGGCGTACCCAGGAACTGCTCTACGTCATCCATGAGTTGTATGCGGACGGTGAGGTGCCGGCCATGCCGGTATACGTGGACAGCCCGCTGGCCATCAACATTACCAAGGTGTTCGGCGAACATCCGGAAGTGTATGACAAGGAGACCCACGAGACTTTTCTCCAGCAGGGCAAGAATCCGTTTGCGTTCAAACAGGTGAAGTTCACCTCCAGCGTCGAGGCATCCATGGCGCTCATGCGCGAGCAGAGCCCCCATATTGTAATCTCGGCGTCCGGCATGTGCGAGGCCGGGCGCATCCTACACCATCTGCGCTACAAGATTCACGACCCGAAAAATACGATCCTGATCGTGGGCTACATGGCCAACCACACCCTGGGCCGCCGCATCCTGGAACAGGGCACCGCCTACGAGGCGTCGGGGCGGTCAGGCGAGCCCCCCATCGTCAAGATTCTCAACAAGGAGTATCCGTTGAAGGCGCGGGTGGTCAAGATCGGCGGGTTCTCGGCCCATGGGGACAGAAATGAGATGCTGCGGTTTCTGAAGCAATCCAACCTGAATATCAAGCGGATCGCCGTGGTCCACGGTGAAGAGGATCAGAGCCTGGCGTTTTGCCAGCTGCTGAAAGACGAGGGGTACGATGCCATGGTGCCGCGCGTCGGCGAGACGATGGCGATTTAG
- a CDS encoding proline dehydrogenase family protein, with protein sequence MKSTQAFDKKDRSVSFGDTSIAFKNKSDRELFLSYLIFWLTKSPFLVKFLSQAAKITLAMGLPVKPIIKSTVFRQFCGGEKESEYANVIGKLGRSGIGAILDYSVEGTEDETGFEATKKELLKIIEKSKSNPDIPCTCMKMTAIGPFELYQKVTAKETLTSEEQREWNSVKERLETICKASFDAGKPIYIDAEETWIQQAIDDLAEEMMSRYNRSRAIVFTTLQLYRWDRNDYFLKLIGRARAEGYKLGIKIVRGAYIEKERERAAKYGYRSPINDTKEDTDREYDKAVQIFIDNIDVVEICVGTHNEASCRLLIELMAEKDLPNDHPHIYFSQLYGMSDNISFNLANAGYNVSKYLPYGPVESTLPYLARRAEENTAIAGQMSKELEIIIQERNRRKAAK encoded by the coding sequence GTGAAAAGCACCCAGGCATTCGATAAAAAAGATCGTTCGGTTTCTTTCGGAGACACTTCCATTGCTTTTAAAAACAAGTCGGACCGGGAATTGTTCTTATCCTATCTCATATTTTGGCTGACCAAGAGCCCCTTTCTGGTGAAATTCCTTTCCCAGGCGGCGAAAATTACCCTGGCGATGGGCCTGCCGGTCAAACCCATCATCAAATCCACCGTATTCAGGCAGTTTTGCGGCGGTGAAAAGGAAAGCGAATACGCAAATGTGATCGGGAAGCTGGGTCGGTCCGGGATCGGTGCGATCCTGGACTATTCCGTCGAGGGAACCGAGGACGAGACCGGTTTCGAAGCCACCAAGAAAGAACTGTTGAAGATCATCGAAAAGTCGAAATCGAACCCCGACATTCCCTGCACCTGCATGAAAATGACGGCCATCGGTCCGTTCGAATTATATCAAAAAGTAACCGCCAAAGAGACGCTCACCAGTGAAGAGCAACGCGAATGGAACAGCGTAAAGGAAAGACTCGAAACGATCTGCAAAGCCTCTTTCGATGCGGGTAAACCGATCTATATCGATGCGGAAGAAACCTGGATCCAGCAGGCCATCGACGATCTCGCCGAAGAGATGATGTCCAGATACAACCGGAGCAGGGCCATCGTCTTTACCACTCTTCAGCTGTACCGGTGGGACCGCAACGACTATTTTCTCAAGTTGATCGGGCGCGCCCGGGCCGAAGGGTACAAGCTGGGCATCAAAATCGTTCGTGGGGCCTATATCGAAAAAGAGCGCGAACGCGCAGCGAAATATGGGTATCGCTCCCCCATCAACGACACCAAGGAGGATACGGACAGAGAGTACGACAAAGCCGTGCAGATATTCATCGACAACATCGACGTGGTTGAAATTTGCGTGGGCACGCACAATGAAGCCAGCTGCCGGTTGCTGATCGAACTCATGGCCGAAAAGGATCTGCCCAACGACCACCCGCACATCTATTTCTCACAGCTGTATGGCATGAGCGACAACATCAGCTTCAATCTTGCCAACGCCGGCTATAATGTCAGCAAGTACCTCCCTTACGGACCGGTCGAATCGACGCTGCCCTATCTGGCCCGACGCGCGGAAGAAAACACTGCCATTGCCGGTCAGATGAGCAAAGAACTTGAAATTATCATCCAGGAACGCAATCGGAGAAAGGCTGCGAAGTAG